The nucleotide window AAAACCCAACTTTACTTTTATCTTTCTCTCACTGAACATATCTGTAGCCTATTTGAATTGTTAGTAGACCTTGGGGCTAGACGGGACTGTACCCGGCTCTCTGTGTTCATCCATCGCTCGAACTCTATTATGGTGGAAGGGGCTTCGCAGGAATATCTAGTCGCCTCTGGATCTCCTTTGCCAACGCGATTGCATCTCCTGACCTATAATTGTCCGTAAAAACCATCTTTGGCTTACTTTCCTCAACATACCTTAGTAATCCATGGAAATCACTATGATCACTTAAAGCAATCGTAAACTCGTTCTCAGCCCTCCTGCGACAAGCCTCCCTAAACTCCCAACCACTAACAAAAATGCGAACACCATTCTCTCCCACACGCCGCCTAGAATTCATATGATAGAAAGCCACACAAGGCTCGCCGCGACTCAGCATGGTCTGCGCACGCTCGTCTTGAGATAATAGTAGCCTACGTCCAAACCTCATGCCGTACCGTTCACAGACCTTACAAATATGAAAAACTTTCTCTGGCATGACAAAAGGCACTCCAACTTTCGCCTTATGCAAAATCTCTATGACCTCCTGAAGCTTCCCATTGTACCCAAACACAAAAACAGGCCCACGCATCAAACTCTCCTCAACCAAAGAAACCAAGATGTCTTCAACGTCTTCTCTAAAGTGTCTCACACGAGAAGAATTCCCATAAGTAGCCTCAATAACCACAACATCCGCCTCAACAACAGGAGTCCCCGGAAACCGAAAATCACCCGTATACAAAATTCTCACACCCTCATTATCTTCCACAAGAACCTGGGCAGCACCCAAAATATGATCCGCAAGATGCAACGTCAGCCGTTCATCATCATACACAAAAGGCTCCCCATAATCAAGAGTCTTCACATCTCCTCTCATAAGAAACAAAGGACTCCGCATGACATCAATCAAATCCCTCGTAGCAGGAGTCATCACCACGACTTCACATTTCCTCAAGCTTTGCCTCAAACCAAGCAAGTGATCGGAATGGATATGAGTAACTACTCTCAAAGGCCTAGCCTTATCAAATCCGTCACAAGCAACATATTTCCCTAGAAGAACCGCGCCTCTCCCGGTTACAGAAGCCTTCGACATCATAATGATACCTGATTATAGATATCAACAATTTTTAAATTGTGTGCCATATCCGAGACCATTCTACAGCGAGTGCACACACTTTCAACAAACGGAAGGCAGACATAAAAGGCGAGAATTTCTTTGGAAAATCCGCCAGTGATGGTTTTATATGCATAACGGATAATGTAATTCAAGACCATGCTCACCCGAGAAAAACATAAGCCTATGTGCAAGGTCTGGCTGGAATACAAAGGAGAACCCATCCTCGGAAAAGGTGGGGCTGAAATTTTAGAGGCTATCCAAGAAGAAGAGTCCATTTCTAAGGCTGCAAAGAAAGTTGGAATGTCGTATCGGTATGTGTGGAATTATCTAGCAAAGACAGGGAAAACGTTACAAGAACCAATCGTGCAAACACACAAAGGCGGAAGAACAGGTGGTGGGGCAAAACTAACTAAGCTGGGAGGAGATTTACTAAAAGAGTATAGGCGGGTTGAAGGTTACGTGGGTGAGATTTTGGGTGATGAGGAACATTGGGAGGCTGTTGGATTGAAGATAAGTGCCCGAAACCGGTTGAAAGGAGTGGTTAAAGAAGTAGAAAAAGGAGTGGTCGCCGCGAAAGTTAAGATTAGAATAAATACACCTGTCGTCGTAACTGCGCTGATATCTAAAGAAGCTGTGGAAGAACTAGACATAAAACCGGGAAACAATGTGGAAGCGGTGATCAAAGCGACAGAAGTTATGGTTGCAAAAGAAAGAGAATAAAACTAGTCTTCAACGACGTATCTATATGCCGTGTATTTTCCAGCGGTGTGGCTTTCTCTGAGAATTCTGACAATGTCCCCTGGCCTAGCGCCAATCGCTCTGACTGCGGGATCTGATGCTTTTATCTGAGGCAGTTGATAGGGGCGTACCCGGTATTTTGCTAGTAGTTCTTCTTTCTCCTCTGGTGCGAGGATTTCATGTTTAGGTACCAGTATATGCTTGAAAATGTTGAAGGCTGGAAAAATTCTTGGGATCAATTCAATTCCTTTCTTTATTGCCTTTTTTTTAGCCGCTTGAGTGTACCGCCCACTGGTGACGATGATTCCATTATCAACCTCTGCTTCCTTCATGGCTTTATCTAATTGGTTTGCATATGCAACTCCTACTGTTCCTTTGGTTGGTATGCACCAGAGGAGAGCTTTCTTTTTTTCTCTGGGCATCTTTATGATAAAGCTGATGGCGTCTTTCTGTTCCTGTCGTTTTATTATTTTGTATCCGCGAAGTTTTATGAGGACTTTGACCTTTCTTTCTTCTAACGTCATTTTGTCGCTCAAATCTTTGAACCTCATGTTCTGAGAATGTTGTAAGTGAAAATCTTCTGCATCCCCTTAAACTTTGCGTTTCGTTTGTGGATGATTATGAGGATTTTTTGCTGTGTTCTTTAGAGGCTGTGTGAAATAGACGCTGTTTGAGGGTTCGTTTCCAATAATCTTGAGGGTTCAGCAAAAAACAACATTTCAATATAGAGAGGTTTAAACAATCCATACAAAATTCTTATTTAAGTATCCAGTCCATGTTGACAACTCCTTACAACAAGGTGATGAACATGGGCGAGAAAGAGCGAAAAACTGTATTTTTAACG belongs to Candidatus Bathyarchaeota archaeon and includes:
- a CDS encoding MBL fold metallo-hydrolase; translated protein: MMSKASVTGRGAVLLGKYVACDGFDKARPLRVVTHIHSDHLLGLRQSLRKCEVVVMTPATRDLIDVMRSPLFLMRGDVKTLDYGEPFVYDDERLTLHLADHILGAAQVLVEDNEGVRILYTGDFRFPGTPVVEADVVVIEATYGNSSRVRHFREDVEDILVSLVEESLMRGPVFVFGYNGKLQEVIEILHKAKVGVPFVMPEKVFHICKVCERYGMRFGRRLLLSQDERAQTMLSRGEPCVAFYHMNSRRRVGENGVRIFVSGWEFREACRRRAENEFTIALSDHSDFHGLLRYVEESKPKMVFTDNYRSGDAIALAKEIQRRLDIPAKPLPP
- a CDS encoding molybdenum-dependent transcriptional regulator, coding for MCKVWLEYKGEPILGKGGAEILEAIQEEESISKAAKKVGMSYRYVWNYLAKTGKTLQEPIVQTHKGGRTGGGAKLTKLGGDLLKEYRRVEGYVGEILGDEEHWEAVGLKISARNRLKGVVKEVEKGVVAAKVKIRINTPVVVTALISKEAVEELDIKPGNNVEAVIKATEVMVAKERE
- a CDS encoding DNA-directed RNA polymerase subunit H; this translates as MKEAEVDNGIIVTSGRYTQAAKKKAIKKGIELIPRIFPAFNIFKHILVPKHEILAPEEKEELLAKYRVRPYQLPQIKASDPAVRAIGARPGDIVRILRESHTAGKYTAYRYVVED